The following coding sequences lie in one Candidatus Bathyarchaeia archaeon genomic window:
- a CDS encoding cytochrome bc complex cytochrome b subunit, with translation MSENERFLTRLAGWFDSRLGLSQSTFRPVPEYALNPFYWLGALAVVAFVIQGVTGLILMLYYVPSPSEAYSSTVYIFQNVYNGRFLQTVHLYTAYAMIMLAFMHLMRGYFVSVHKKPREAMWIVGMLMGFVTLGFGFTGYLLPWTVVSKSATDVGVGMVTALPQPVSSLLTFLIVGGGGDAAEMLRFFDLHVVVLPAVLLILLVAKMYMLESHGVAEPTGGLPSEKKPRLLPIFPDVTFYLLELSFFFGAGMLLISAVFPLTLPPAYSASVAQGYIPQPDWYFLWIYQVLKISVFEGSTGLAAALSVVTLIFLALTFLPFVDRWKGREISRRPAYVTIGAVFVVEVLLLSYWGLITPGAVIPLEQAALVIGGTALLVVLGSLVLYRLLYSRARGRLTTVPVAKINSSEVKSGLAFTALVGGGALSLGSLFNGVVAMALG, from the coding sequence TTGTCGGAGAACGAGAGATTCCTCACAAGGCTGGCCGGTTGGTTCGACTCAAGGCTGGGTCTGAGCCAATCTACGTTCCGACCCGTCCCGGAATATGCGCTGAACCCATTCTACTGGCTCGGCGCACTCGCAGTCGTGGCCTTTGTGATTCAAGGAGTGACCGGACTCATATTGATGCTCTATTATGTTCCCAGCCCGTCGGAAGCTTACTCGTCGACGGTTTACATCTTTCAGAACGTCTACAACGGGAGGTTCTTGCAGACAGTTCACCTCTACACAGCCTATGCAATGATCATGCTGGCCTTCATGCACCTGATGAGAGGATATTTCGTCTCGGTGCACAAAAAACCAAGGGAGGCCATGTGGATCGTAGGGATGCTAATGGGCTTCGTTACGCTGGGGTTCGGCTTTACTGGATACCTTCTTCCTTGGACAGTTGTGTCAAAGTCAGCAACTGACGTAGGGGTCGGAATGGTTACGGCTCTTCCGCAGCCCGTCTCTTCTCTGCTCACATTCCTAATCGTGGGTGGTGGTGGTGACGCTGCAGAGATGTTGCGGTTCTTCGACCTACACGTCGTCGTCCTCCCGGCGGTTCTGCTTATCTTGCTTGTCGCGAAGATGTACATGCTCGAGTCACACGGCGTCGCCGAACCGACCGGAGGTTTGCCGAGCGAGAAGAAGCCGAGGCTTCTTCCAATTTTCCCTGACGTGACTTTCTACCTGCTGGAGCTTTCGTTCTTCTTTGGGGCGGGGATGTTACTAATCTCGGCGGTCTTCCCCCTAACCTTGCCTCCGGCGTACTCGGCCTCGGTGGCTCAAGGGTACATACCCCAGCCTGACTGGTATTTCCTCTGGATCTATCAGGTCCTCAAAATCTCTGTATTCGAAGGTTCGACCGGGCTTGCGGCTGCGCTTTCGGTAGTCACACTAATCTTCTTGGCTCTGACTTTCCTTCCCTTCGTTGACCGCTGGAAAGGGCGTGAGATTTCGAGGAGGCCAGCTTACGTCACCATCGGCGCTGTCTTTGTAGTAGAGGTACTTCTGCTATCATACTGGGGCTTGATCACTCCAGGAGCCGTTATCCCCTTAGAGCAAGCGGCACTTGTCATTGGCGGCACGGCCCTTTTAGTCGTGCTTGGGTCTCTCGTTCTTTACAGGCTTCTGTACTCAAGGGCAAGGGGGCGGCTCACAACGGTACCGGTGGCTAAGATCAACTCATCGGAGGTCAAGAGTGGCCTTGCGTTCACGGCCCTGGTCGGAGGCGGAGCGCTTTCGCTCGGTTCTCTGTTCAACGGAGTCGTAGCGATGGCTCTCGGGG
- a CDS encoding Rieske 2Fe-2S domain-containing protein — MTDQPNPRGEDGSEESRRNFLKYAASISAVLALAGIASVMKAVVVPAVPGAATQTSFPRVKLSSVSELASGAAVIFNYPLDNEPNILVKTGQRASGGVGPDEDIVAFSSICQHLGCTSVGFVPPGGSPSANKSYVAPSPVAYCTCHGSIYDLTQGAKVIGGPSPRPLPQVTLEVDSSGNVYAVGMSPPSIFGHNTGSSDVTSDLQGGNLVSST, encoded by the coding sequence ATGACGGATCAACCTAACCCAAGGGGCGAGGACGGCTCCGAAGAGTCGAGAAGGAATTTCCTGAAATACGCGGCGTCCATTTCCGCAGTTCTGGCGCTAGCCGGCATCGCTTCTGTAATGAAGGCGGTGGTCGTTCCCGCGGTTCCTGGGGCCGCAACCCAAACATCATTTCCGAGGGTCAAACTCTCGAGTGTCAGTGAACTGGCTTCCGGGGCCGCTGTGATATTCAATTATCCCCTTGACAACGAACCGAACATTCTGGTCAAGACTGGCCAACGAGCCTCAGGTGGTGTAGGCCCAGACGAGGACATCGTAGCGTTCAGCTCCATATGCCAGCACCTCGGTTGCACGTCTGTCGGATTCGTCCCTCCAGGCGGGTCGCCCTCGGCAAACAAGTCGTACGTAGCTCCCTCGCCAGTCGCATACTGCACTTGCCATGGGAGCATTTACGACCTAACACAAGGCGCGAAGGTAATAGGAGGGCCTTCGCCCAGGCCTCTGCCTCAGGTCACCCTCGAAGTTGACAGTTCTGGAAACGTCTATGCAGTAGGCATGAGTCCTCCGTCCATTTTCGGACACAATACTGGCTCAAGCGACGTTACATCCGACCTTCAAGGCGGGAACTTGGTTTCGAGTACTTAG